The nucleotide sequence GTGGTGGGCGCGTGTGGGTGCGCGTCTTCCCCGACAAGCCGCTCACCAAGAAGCCGGCCGAGACCCGCATGGGCAAGGGCAAGGGTTCGCCGGAGATCTGGGTGGCGGTGGTGAAGCCCGGGCGCATGCTGTTCGAGATGGAGGGGGTGGACCCGGCCAACGCGAAAGAGGCGCTGCGCCTCGCGGCCGCCAAGCTTTCGCTCGCCACCCAGCCGCGCGAGCGGCACGCGGGAGTCGCCGCATGAAGGGAAGAGAGCTGCGAAAGGGAGGGAGCCGAGCCCGCGCGCGCTCGGGCTGCGCGCGGCGGGAGCCGCACGGGAGTTGGCCCGGGGGCAGCGGAAGCGCGCAGGGCGCGCCGCGCCCGAGCACTGGACGGGCCCCCGGGAGAGTTAGATGAAAGCCCAGGACGTACGTGACCTGAGTGACGCCGAGCTGCAAGCCCGCGAGCGCGAGCTCGCCGACGAGCTCTTCCACCTGCGCCTCAAGCGGGCCACGTCGCAGCTCCCCAACCCGATGAAGGTGCGCCAGACCAAGCGTGACCTGGCCCGCGTCAAGACCCTGCTCCACGAGCGGGGGCAACCATGAGCGCCGGCCGACGCAAGGTCCGCGACGGCGTGGTCGTGTCCGACAAGATGGACAAGACGGTCGTGGTGGTCGTCGCCCGGCTCGTCCGCCACGGCAAGTACCGCAAGTACCTGACCCAGCGCGTGCGCTACAAGGCGCACGACGAGAAGAACCAGTGCCAGGTGGGCGACCGGGTGCGCATCAT is from Deltaproteobacteria bacterium and encodes:
- the rplP gene encoding 50S ribosomal protein L16, producing the protein MLAPKKVKWRKMQKGRRKGTAWRGATLAFGDYGLQAVERGWLTAREIEAARIALTRYIKRGGRVWVRVFPDKPLTKKPAETRMGKGKGSPEIWVAVVKPGRMLFEMEGVDPANAKEALRLAAAKLSLATQPRERHAGVAA
- a CDS encoding 50S ribosomal protein L29 — translated: MKAQDVRDLSDAELQARERELADELFHLRLKRATSQLPNPMKVRQTKRDLARVKTLLHERGQP
- the rpsQ gene encoding 30S ribosomal protein S17; the protein is MSAGRRKVRDGVVVSDKMDKTVVVVVARLVRHGKYRKYLTQRVRYKAHDEKNQCQVGDRVRIIETRPLSHDKRWAVQAILGREEGAGEALVGTEVPT